The window AGATTTAGGAGATACTTGTGTATGCTGTGGTAAAAAAGCAGAAAAAATGGCTTATTTTGCAAAAGCTTATTAATTAAAAAAGACGCATTATGCTCAGCATAATGCGTTTTTAAATACAGTAAAACTATAAATTTCAACTTATAAATAATATCTATAAGTAAACTAAAGTCGTAACTATTTTGACCAATAAAAAATCCATTAGTTCTGGTTGACAATAAAGTGAAATTTTTAAATTGTATATCCGTTATCTTCCAACCAATCACCTGCATCTTGAAATGCATCTATTCCGCCAAAAAATGAATGGTTTAGACTTATTTGTTTACAGACCTCATGTATTTGAGAGTTAACCAAAGAACTATTAGAGATAATTGCACAATGAGAAAACCCATTGTCTATAGAAAGTATTAAAAATTCTATTAACTCATTATAAATAGAAGATACTTCATATTGGCTCAAATTGCAGAATTTAGCCCACGGTTTATCATTACCAAGTTCAGTGAAAACTATATTTTTGTAATCATCTAAAAATCTCTTGAAATCTTCACTTGTCCAAACTCCTACATTTTTTTCATATACTATGCGCCTTCTTTTATCAACTAATATAGTATACATCCCCTTTGAATCCACTATTTCCATATCATAATCCCCTTTTTATAACAATATAGTGAATATATATTACATGATAAATGTATTATACATTTAATTTCAAAAACCTTCTTATAGAATCAAATAAATAGAAATTAGGTCCAAATTTAAAAAATACTGTATTAATTCTGTGAAATTTTGATAATATTATAAGTGTAAAGTGAAAAGGGGGGAATTAATGTGGAATTAAGCTCTATATATTTAAAGACGTATAAAAATTGTTCTATTGAATTTAACAATGAAAGTTCTAAATTATTATATAGGTCAGGACTAGTTAAATATGTAGACAGTGGAAGCTACTGCTACACAGGTTTAGGTAATATGTTTTTGGATAGCATAACAAAGTATATATTGGATACATTTAAAGAGAATACGCTAATAAAAGCAAACGGAGATAAAGAAGAAATATTAAAATCATATATGAATGAATTAAAATCATATAAGAATGTACCTCTTAATCTAGCTTATTTAACACTTAATAAAAATAAAAAATCTAGACTTAAAGATGGTTTATTAAATCCTAAAAAAGAAAATATGATAAAGATTATAAGTATAGCAGGGGAAAATGATATACATACAATTATAAACAATCAAATAATGAGTATAGATAAATTAACAGAAGAGTTAAATATAAAATATACTAAATTAAATAATGGAGAAAATAAATATAAATATTTCTTCAATACAACTTATCCACTAAGAGAAGTTTTTTTATGTGGAAAATGTGGATATGGAGACTTAAAAGAAGAAATAAAATCATATTCAGACAAGGACTTATCCACACAAGAGCTTAAAGAAATGGAACTTATACATACTCCAAATATTAAGACTATAGATGATTTAGAATCATCTTTAAATATTTCATCTAAAAAACTTATAAAAACTATACTGCTTAATATAAAAGGAAGTATAGTAGCGGTTTTATTAAGAGGAGATAGAAGTATAAACAACATATTAGTAGCGAAACATTTTAATATAAAAGAAAAAGATATAAAGATGGCAAGTGAAGAAGAAGTAAAAGCTGCAACAGGTGCTGAAGTTGGATTTGCAGGACCTATAGGAATAAAAGTAGATACTATACTTTGTGATGAAGAAGTTATTCATATAAAAAATGGAATCGTAGGAGCTAATAAAACGGATTATCATATTCAAAATGTAAATTACAAAAGAGATTTTAATATAGAATGTATAGGTAATTTTAAATCAGCTACTATACAAGATAAATGTTTTAATTGTGGTGGAGAAATAAATGCATTTAGTGGGATAAATTTT is drawn from Tepidibacter hydrothermalis and contains these coding sequences:
- a CDS encoding YbaK/EbsC family protein, with the protein product MELSSIYLKTYKNCSIEFNNESSKLLYRSGLVKYVDSGSYCYTGLGNMFLDSITKYILDTFKENTLIKANGDKEEILKSYMNELKSYKNVPLNLAYLTLNKNKKSRLKDGLLNPKKENMIKIISIAGENDIHTIINNQIMSIDKLTEELNIKYTKLNNGENKYKYFFNTTYPLREVFLCGKCGYGDLKEEIKSYSDKDLSTQELKEMELIHTPNIKTIDDLESSLNISSKKLIKTILLNIKGSIVAVLLRGDRSINNILVAKHFNIKEKDIKMASEEEVKAATGAEVGFAGPIGIKVDTILCDEEVIHIKNGIVGANKTDYHIQNVNYKRDFNIECIGNFKSATIQDKCFNCGGEINAFSGINFIDIDTIKTEFKYLNSNSKEENLYIIETKLYTDRLFSIIVENNKDELGIVWPDNISPFDYHIIIGNIKKEKEYNAGLSIYENFTNKGYNVLLDDRKERIGFKFKDCELIGVPKTIVVGKDIENNRVEIRNRVTKESENIDITQLI